The following coding sequences are from one Lolium rigidum isolate FL_2022 chromosome 6, APGP_CSIRO_Lrig_0.1, whole genome shotgun sequence window:
- the LOC124667977 gene encoding F-box/FBD/LRR-repeat protein At3g52680-like: MPSDSEETRYQQAIRKALQATAPPMPSGSEETKYQQTIRKALQATGAMVDPLTLRHICAMTKIVREDRLGRLPDDILVNILDRLNVREAVRTSVLARRWLHLPAMLSRLTIDVRDFVAKPATTCRGEEIERGNTTMVEVTKSVLARRVSCPNKIRSMCMAFFLREVDIISIGQAVECIMAFHTVDFEITVFTEMDYTRCNQDDKINYGILFRLFVDSCPIAFGGVTRLCLENLRFGESDIPNVINVCKGLKHLSLSYCNAARGTIMKVEHSQLSELLIFNCCFEKVELNSLPKLIWMIFGGWKSNDPLFLGYVPLLEAVSLSTVSLSHHKMVKLSEIFGGTSPRSLRLGFECERIWVEPESVTKKLSSVFHQLTFVNLDNIAEGCDLTWTLFILEAAPNLKELYLMVRDHLCIMRTNEEERRAFSYSEKKGVEWKSPAYDFQHHSLVTLVIFGFQSDCMVRYVRCVMQAAVNLKDVFLYHRLNCKKCQNSYTNRPLKYPSDEEEKGTVLKKLTRRIKSSATVHLPDANISADQRAKMGVLPKLRGC, encoded by the exons ATGCCGTCAGATTCAGAGGAGACCAGATACCAGCAGGCCATCAGAAAAGCTCTCCAGGCGACGGCGCCCCCGATGCCGTCAGGTTCAGAGGAGACCAAATACCAGCAGACCATCAGAAAAGCTCTCCAGGCGACGGGTGCCATGGTTGATCCTCTCACTCTTCGGCATATTTGTGCCATGACGAAA ATCGTTCGAGAAGATAGGCTTGGCCGCTTACCCGACGATATTTTGGTTAACATCCTTGACAGACTCAATGTCCGAGAGGCTGTAAGAACCAGTGTCCTTGCCCGGCGGTGGCTGCATCTCCCTGCTATGCTCTCTCGTCTCACCATAGATGTTCGGGACTTTGTGGCTAAACCTGCTACAACATGCCGTGGAGAAGAAATTGAACGGGGCAATACAACTATGGTTGAAGTGACAAAGAGCGTCCTGGCCCGTAGGGTTTCATGCCCAAACAAGATTCGCTCCATGTGCATGGCGTTCTTCTTGAGAGAAGTTGACATAATATCCATTGGACAAGCTGTTGAGTGCATCATGGCGTTCCACACGGTTGACTTTGAAATCACAGTTTTTACAGAGATGGATTACACTCGTTGCAATCAGGATGATAAGATCAACTACGGGATACTATTCAGGTTGTTTGTTGATTCTTGTCCAATTGCATTTGGTGGTGTCACACGCCTCTGCCTAGAGAATTTGAGATTTGGTGAATCGGACATCCCTAACGTCATCAATGTATGCAAAGGATTAAAGCATCTAAGCCTGTCCTATTGTAATGCCGCAAGAGGGACCATTATGAAAGTTGAACACTCTCAACTCAGTGAGCTGCTTATTTTTAATTGTTGTTTTGAAAAAGTCGAACTCAACTCGCTGCCAAAACTCATATGGATGATCTTCGGGGGTTGGAAGTCAAATGATCCACTGTTTCTGGGTTATGTCCCATTGCTTGAGGCTGTTAGCCTTAGTACTGTCAGTCTTAGTCACCACAAGATGGTCAAGTTAAGTGAGATTTTTGGCGGTACCTCTCCACGGTCCCTGAGGTTGGGATTTGAATGCGAAAGG ATTTGGGTTGAACCAGAAAGTGTGACGAAAAAATTGTCATCTGTGTTCCATCAACTAACGTTTGTGAATCTAGATAATATTGCTGAAGGGTGTGATCTCACATGGACATTGTTCATCCTTGAAGCTGCTCCCAACCTTAAGGAGCTATACCTGATG GTAAGGGATCATCTGTGTATAATGAGAACaaatgaggaggagaggagggcatTCTCCTATAGCGAGAAGAAGGGTGTTGAGTGGAAATCACCTGCATATGATTTCCAGCACCATAGCCTGGTCACGCTAGTCATCTTTGGCTTTCAGTCTGACTGCATGGTTAGGTATGTTAGATGTGTCATGCAAGCGGCTGTGAACCTGAAAGATGTTTTCCTGTACCATAGGCTGAACTGCAAGAAGTGCCAGAATAGCTATACTAACCGCCCGCTGAAGTATCCATCTGACGAGGAAGAGAAAGGTACAGTGCTAAAGAAACTCACCAGGAGGATCAAGTCGTCTGCCACAGTTCACTTGCCGGATGCCAACATAAGTGCTGACCAACGTGCAAAAATGGGTGTTCTTCCAAAACTGCGAGGATGCTGA